One stretch of Pararhizobium qamdonense DNA includes these proteins:
- the pcaQ gene encoding pca operon transcription factor PcaQ: MIDARVKFRHLQTFVEVARQKSVMKAADLLHVSQPAVTKTIRELEEVLGVSVFERDGRGIKITRYGEAFLRHAGAALTALRQGLDSVSQERSGDGPPVRIGALPTVSTRIMPQAMANFLKEETGSRIKIVTGENAVLLEQLRVGDLDLVVGRLAAPEQMKGFSFEHLYSEQVVFAVRSGHPLLPAQQPVFDNLGVYPVLMPTGASIIRPFVERFLITNGIASLPNQIETVSDSFGRAFVRASDAIWIISAGVVAGDIEDGVLAALPIDTSETKGPVGLTMRANAIPSMPLAILMQTIREAAAEVSAASAGLAERR, encoded by the coding sequence ATGATCGACGCCCGCGTGAAATTCCGCCATTTGCAGACCTTTGTCGAGGTCGCCCGCCAGAAGAGCGTGATGAAGGCGGCCGATCTTTTGCATGTCAGCCAGCCGGCGGTGACCAAGACCATACGCGAGCTCGAGGAGGTGCTGGGCGTCTCCGTCTTCGAGCGGGATGGTCGTGGCATCAAGATCACCCGCTATGGCGAGGCCTTTCTGCGGCATGCAGGCGCCGCGCTGACGGCGTTGAGACAGGGGCTGGATTCGGTGTCGCAGGAGCGCTCCGGCGACGGGCCGCCGGTGCGGATCGGCGCACTGCCGACGGTATCGACCCGGATCATGCCGCAGGCCATGGCGAATTTTCTCAAGGAAGAAACCGGAAGCCGCATCAAGATCGTCACCGGCGAGAATGCCGTGCTTCTGGAGCAGTTGCGGGTCGGCGATCTCGATCTGGTGGTGGGGCGGCTCGCGGCGCCCGAACAGATGAAAGGGTTTTCCTTCGAACATCTCTATTCCGAGCAGGTCGTTTTCGCCGTGCGCAGCGGCCATCCGCTGTTGCCGGCACAGCAGCCGGTGTTTGACAATCTCGGCGTCTATCCGGTGCTGATGCCGACCGGCGCCTCGATCATCCGCCCCTTCGTCGAACGGTTCCTGATCACCAACGGCATCGCCAGCCTGCCCAACCAGATCGAAACCGTGTCCGATTCCTTCGGCCGTGCCTTCGTGCGCGCAAGCGACGCGATCTGGATCATTTCGGCGGGGGTGGTGGCGGGCGATATCGAGGATGGGGTGCTTGCGGCTTTGCCGATCGATACCAGCGAGACGAAGGGGCCGGTCGGGTTGACAATGCGGGCCAATGCCATTCCCTCGATGCCGCTGGCGATCCTGATGCAGACGATCCGCGAGGCTGCGGCCGAGGTGTCGGCCGCGTCAGCCGGCCTTGCCGAGCGCCGGTAG
- a CDS encoding 3-carboxy-cis,cis-muconate cycloisomerase, with protein sequence MTASPFDHPYLSGLLGDTEISAFFSAEADIRAMLSFEAALAQAQADHAVVSKETSLRIAEVCATFQPDVLALRHAVATDGVVIPELVRQLRKAIGGEAADKVHFGATSQDVIDTSLMLRLKAASNILSKRLANLIGSFDHLVGTEGANRLMGHTRMQAAIPITVADRISSWSSPLTNYRDRLDQLQKTAFPIQFGGAAGTLEKLDGKASAVRSALAESLKLSNHPQWHCQRATIADFAHLLSLISGSLGKFGQDIALLAQSGTEIELSGGGGSSAMPHKQNPVAAETLVALARFNAVQLSGIHQSMVHEQERSGAAWTLEWMILPHMVIACGASLRLAGELTGKIERLGSRNSGQG encoded by the coding sequence ATGACCGCTTCGCCCTTCGACCATCCCTATCTCTCAGGCCTTCTCGGCGACACGGAAATCTCCGCGTTCTTCTCGGCGGAAGCGGATATCCGCGCGATGCTGTCCTTCGAGGCAGCGTTAGCGCAAGCGCAGGCGGATCACGCTGTCGTCTCAAAAGAAACGTCTCTTCGCATCGCCGAAGTCTGCGCCACATTTCAACCCGACGTCCTGGCGCTGCGCCACGCAGTGGCGACGGACGGCGTAGTCATCCCCGAACTGGTCCGGCAACTGCGCAAGGCAATCGGCGGTGAAGCGGCAGACAAGGTTCATTTCGGCGCCACCAGCCAGGATGTCATCGACACCAGCCTGATGCTGCGGCTGAAGGCCGCTTCGAATATACTGTCCAAGCGGCTGGCGAACCTTATCGGTTCGTTCGATCACCTGGTGGGCACTGAGGGCGCCAACCGCCTGATGGGCCACACCCGGATGCAGGCCGCCATCCCGATCACCGTCGCTGATCGCATTTCCTCCTGGTCTTCGCCGCTGACCAATTATCGCGACAGGCTGGATCAGCTGCAAAAAACCGCGTTCCCGATCCAATTCGGCGGAGCCGCCGGAACGCTTGAAAAACTGGACGGCAAGGCATCGGCCGTACGATCGGCACTCGCCGAAAGCCTCAAGCTCTCCAACCACCCGCAATGGCATTGTCAGCGCGCAACCATTGCCGACTTCGCCCATCTCCTGTCGCTGATCTCGGGCAGTCTTGGAAAATTCGGCCAGGATATCGCCCTGCTCGCTCAATCCGGCACCGAAATCGAACTTTCCGGTGGTGGCGGCTCCTCAGCCATGCCGCACAAGCAGAACCCGGTCGCGGCGGAAACGCTGGTCGCGCTCGCCCGCTTCAACGCCGTCCAGCTCTCCGGCATTCACCAGTCGATGGTGCATGAACAGGAACGCTCGGGCGCCGCCTGGACGCTCGAATGGATGATACTTCCGCATATGGTCATCGCCTGTGGCGCGAGTTTGCGTTTGGCTGGGGAGTTGACGGGCAAGATCGAGCGGCTTGGCAGCCGAAACAGTGGTCAGGGGTGA
- the pcaH gene encoding protocatechuate 3,4-dioxygenase subunit beta, whose translation MSDRSNTKPETGAFFQRDRAWHAPALTPGYKTSVLRSPQKALLSLDGTISEITGPVFGHSLLGELDNDLIHNFAKPGESAIGERIIVHGRVLDERGHPVAGALLEFWQANAGGRYRHKKESYLAALDPNFGGCGRTITGEDGTYRFRTVRPGAYPWPNGVNDWRPAHIHFSIFGHGFAQRLITQMYFEGDPMIWKCPIVTTIPDKRAIEQLIAPLDWGNTIPMDARAYKFDIVLRGRRSTLFENRMEGN comes from the coding sequence ATGTCCGATCGTTCCAACACCAAGCCGGAGACCGGCGCTTTCTTCCAGCGCGACCGCGCCTGGCATGCCCCGGCCCTGACGCCGGGCTACAAGACCTCGGTGCTGCGCTCCCCGCAAAAGGCGCTGCTGTCGCTGGACGGCACGATCTCCGAGATCACCGGGCCGGTCTTTGGCCATTCCCTGCTCGGCGAACTCGATAACGACCTCATCCACAATTTCGCCAAGCCCGGCGAAAGCGCCATCGGCGAACGCATCATCGTCCATGGCCGCGTGCTGGACGAGCGCGGCCATCCCGTTGCGGGAGCGCTGCTGGAATTCTGGCAGGCCAATGCCGGCGGCCGCTATCGCCATAAAAAGGAAAGCTATCTCGCCGCGCTCGACCCCAATTTTGGCGGGTGCGGCCGCACGATTACCGGTGAGGACGGCACCTACCGCTTCCGCACCGTCCGGCCCGGCGCCTATCCCTGGCCGAACGGCGTCAACGACTGGCGCCCGGCCCATATTCATTTCTCCATCTTCGGCCATGGCTTTGCCCAGCGGCTGATCACCCAGATGTATTTCGAGGGCGATCCGATGATCTGGAAGTGTCCGATCGTCACGACCATCCCGGACAAACGCGCCATCGAACAGCTGATCGCACCGCTGGACTGGGGCAATACCATCCCCATGGACGCGCGTGCCTACAAGTTCGACATCGTCCTGCGCGGCCGACGCTCGACGCTGTTTGAAAACCGGATGGAGGGCAACTGA
- a CDS encoding adenylate/guanylate cyclase domain-containing protein, protein MSHVTGGPGANGQPAVWTKPLRSLLGLAMAALLIAVSGTLIGLGYVRAREAALIRAEADMRAFSERLIDRLGILSGRTTALVGFTASIANSFLVPPPERMNDKIKLLREIIAQSANLDGIYAGYPNGEFIQAVDLRAEAWRKALNAPDAAAIAVRSMQTEQTGDRSNRLIFLDKDGNQLLERRLLSTGFDPRKRPWYQAAVNGTMPAAIGPYTMVTTGALGMSISQAHTGNGGIVIGADIDLGTITDFMARERLTADSVAFVMDAAGKPIMHSDRGLMARMATGKDKGELDVSKPVDPLLTGIKANLPAGNGVGFADIDGRTYIILATSVKSVLLLAGHRTVVAAPLDELTAAANRNLYQGLAIAAAIVILGLLAALFMARLITQSLSQLTANANRLQDLDFTAPSQVTSHVTEISTLGRAMNRARDAIFTFALYVPKELVRKGIESGQFAGRSARRQEVTAWFTDIYDFTTLSEQRTPEEVVALLSDYFDIFNETVSAHGGEIIQFLGDSVFAMWNAPVADERHAENACRCALAVERKLNVFNAELKAKRLPELRTRFGIHTGTAVVGSVGARDRLQYTAMGDTVNVASRLEGMNKVYGTAILASSAVVALCGDAIIFRPLGEAQVKGRATVLQLFEVVSARDRPALQADCLETQAKVPS, encoded by the coding sequence ATGTCGCATGTAACGGGAGGGCCTGGCGCAAACGGCCAGCCTGCGGTCTGGACCAAGCCGCTGAGATCGCTTCTGGGGCTTGCCATGGCGGCGCTGCTGATTGCCGTGTCCGGCACGCTGATCGGCCTCGGTTATGTGCGGGCGCGCGAGGCGGCGCTCATCCGTGCCGAGGCGGACATGCGCGCCTTTTCCGAGCGGCTGATCGACCGGCTCGGCATTCTTTCGGGACGGACGACGGCGCTGGTGGGGTTTACCGCGTCGATCGCCAATTCCTTCCTGGTGCCGCCGCCGGAGCGGATGAACGACAAGATCAAGCTGCTGCGCGAGATCATCGCGCAATCCGCCAATCTGGATGGCATTTATGCAGGATACCCCAATGGCGAATTCATCCAGGCGGTGGACCTGAGAGCAGAGGCCTGGCGCAAAGCGCTGAATGCGCCGGATGCAGCGGCGATTGCCGTCCGCTCGATGCAAACGGAGCAGACAGGCGACCGGAGCAACCGGCTGATCTTCCTCGACAAGGACGGCAACCAGCTCCTGGAGCGGCGTCTTCTATCGACCGGCTTTGATCCGAGGAAGCGGCCCTGGTATCAGGCGGCGGTCAACGGCACGATGCCGGCCGCGATCGGCCCCTATACGATGGTGACGACGGGCGCGCTCGGCATGAGCATTTCGCAGGCGCATACCGGCAATGGCGGTATCGTCATCGGTGCGGATATCGACCTTGGCACCATTACCGACTTCATGGCGCGCGAACGCCTGACCGCCGATAGCGTCGCCTTCGTGATGGATGCGGCGGGAAAGCCGATCATGCATTCCGATCGCGGGCTGATGGCCCGCATGGCAACGGGAAAGGACAAGGGGGAACTCGACGTTTCAAAACCGGTCGATCCGCTTTTGACCGGCATCAAGGCCAATCTTCCAGCTGGCAACGGAGTGGGGTTCGCCGATATCGACGGCCGCACCTATATCATCCTGGCGACGTCGGTGAAATCGGTGCTGTTGCTGGCCGGGCACCGCACGGTGGTGGCGGCACCCCTCGACGAGCTGACGGCGGCTGCCAATCGCAACCTTTATCAGGGGCTCGCCATTGCTGCCGCCATCGTCATTCTCGGCCTGCTGGCGGCGCTGTTCATGGCGCGGCTGATTACACAGTCGCTGAGCCAGCTGACCGCCAATGCCAACCGGCTGCAGGATCTCGATTTTACCGCGCCAAGCCAGGTCACCTCGCATGTGACGGAGATATCGACACTGGGGCGGGCGATGAACCGGGCGCGCGACGCAATCTTCACCTTCGCGCTCTATGTGCCGAAGGAACTGGTGCGAAAGGGCATCGAATCCGGACAGTTTGCGGGCAGGAGCGCACGGCGCCAGGAGGTGACGGCCTGGTTTACCGATATCTACGATTTCACGACGCTCAGCGAGCAGCGGACGCCCGAAGAGGTGGTGGCGCTGCTGTCGGACTATTTCGACATTTTCAACGAGACCGTCAGCGCCCATGGCGGCGAGATCATCCAGTTTCTCGGCGATTCCGTTTTTGCCATGTGGAACGCGCCGGTTGCCGACGAGCGCCATGCGGAAAACGCCTGCCGCTGCGCGCTGGCGGTGGAAAGAAAACTCAACGTTTTCAATGCTGAGTTGAAGGCGAAAAGGCTGCCGGAATTGCGCACCCGGTTTGGCATTCATACCGGCACGGCGGTCGTCGGAAGCGTCGGCGCCCGCGACCGGCTGCAATATACGGCGATGGGCGACACGGTGAATGTGGCATCGCGGCTTGAGGGCATGAACAAGGTCTATGGCACGGCCATTCTGGCCAGCAGCGCCGTGGTCGCCTTGTGCGGCGATGCGATCATCTTTCGCCCGCTCGGCGAGGCGCAGGTCAAGGGCCGGGCGACGGTGCTGCAGCTGTTCGAAGTCGTCAGCGCAAGGGACCGGCCGGCCTTGCAGGCGGATTGTCTGGAGACGCAGGCAAAGGTGCCAAGCTGA
- the pcaD gene encoding 3-oxoadipate enol-lactonase: protein MQFARINDVTLHYQVIGAANDKPVLVFANSLGTDFRIWRDVIVRFAGDFAMVLYDKRGHGLSDVGDMPYSMDLHVADLAGLLDLLAVKQAIICGLSVGGLIAQGLYAARPDLVRALILCDTAHKIGTADQWNARIAAVDEDGIAGMTGSILERWFTPAFRRPENNALHGYRNMLARQPAAGYAGTCAAIRDADFTEAAKHITVPTLCIVGDQDGSTPPDLVLSTAKLIPGARYEVIKDAGHIPCVEQPEALTAVLRAFIDIVLSGEKAHE, encoded by the coding sequence GTGCAATTTGCCCGCATCAACGACGTCACGCTTCACTATCAGGTCATCGGCGCTGCCAATGACAAGCCGGTGCTGGTTTTTGCCAATTCGCTCGGCACGGATTTCCGCATCTGGCGCGACGTGATCGTGCGGTTTGCAGGCGACTTTGCCATGGTTCTCTACGACAAGCGCGGCCACGGCCTCTCCGATGTCGGCGACATGCCCTATTCGATGGACCTGCACGTCGCCGATCTCGCCGGCCTGCTCGACCTCCTGGCCGTCAAGCAGGCGATCATCTGCGGCCTCTCGGTCGGCGGCCTGATCGCGCAGGGTCTCTATGCCGCCCGGCCAGACCTTGTGCGCGCATTGATCCTTTGCGACACCGCCCACAAGATCGGCACGGCCGATCAGTGGAACGCCCGTATTGCCGCCGTCGATGAGGACGGCATCGCCGGCATGACCGGCAGCATCCTCGAACGCTGGTTCACCCCTGCCTTCCGCCGCCCGGAAAACAACGCCCTGCATGGCTATCGCAACATGCTCGCCCGCCAGCCGGCCGCCGGTTATGCCGGCACCTGCGCTGCGATCCGCGATGCCGATTTCACCGAAGCGGCCAAGCATATAACGGTTCCAACCCTCTGCATCGTCGGCGACCAGGACGGATCGACGCCGCCGGATCTGGTTCTCTCGACTGCCAAACTGATCCCCGGCGCCCGCTACGAAGTCATCAAGGATGCAGGCCACATCCCTTGCGTCGAGCAGCCGGAGGCCCTGACCGCCGTGCTGCGCGCTTTTATCGATATCGTCCTGTCTGGAGAAAAAGCCCATGAGTGA
- a CDS encoding APC family permease has product MASIVETDESAAAPGTGLIRALDWKGAFWVAAGVPPLVLFSIGGIAGTTGKLAFVVWIISMVMGFLQSFTYAEIAGMFGNKSGGASIYGATAWLRYSKFIAPLSVWCNWFAWSPVLSLGCAIAAGYILNALFPIPGADSPAVMEWINANMATLTADSPRVAEWLAANAGKAPQDAISALLSSDAITALTPAIRNWSLITFDIPFLAKANLNATFVIGGILMLIIFAIQHRGIQGTASVQKWLAIIVLLPLLIIGLYPIFSGQIDSANITNLVPPTAGYSGIDGVWSNGGWTLFLGGLYIAAWSTYGFETAVCYTRELKNPKTDTFKAIFYSGLLCCLFFFLIPFTFQGVLGHAGMLAPGIVDGTGVAEALASLVHGGRMVTQILVILMIMALFLAIMTAMAGSSRTLYQGSKDGWLPKYLDHVNEHGAPTRAMWTDFAFNLILLAIASDVAGYFFVLAVSNVGYIIFNFLNLNAGWIHRMDSSQIQRPWKAPTWLIGLNTVLAFVNALFLGAGAKVWGYSNALWVGFIFAALILPVFAYRHYVRDGGKFPAGAMEDLGLVGQDLGVKKAGILPYVALAGGLAVVLAANAYFQLPA; this is encoded by the coding sequence ATGGCATCTATCGTTGAGACCGACGAATCGGCCGCTGCGCCCGGCACCGGCCTGATCCGCGCGCTGGACTGGAAAGGGGCATTCTGGGTCGCTGCCGGCGTACCGCCGCTGGTGCTCTTCTCCATCGGCGGCATTGCCGGCACGACCGGCAAGCTCGCCTTCGTGGTCTGGATCATTTCCATGGTGATGGGTTTCCTGCAATCCTTCACTTACGCCGAAATCGCCGGCATGTTCGGCAACAAGTCCGGCGGCGCGTCGATCTATGGCGCCACCGCCTGGCTGCGCTATTCGAAATTCATCGCGCCGCTTTCGGTCTGGTGCAACTGGTTCGCCTGGTCGCCGGTTCTGTCGCTCGGCTGCGCCATTGCGGCAGGCTATATCCTCAACGCCCTCTTCCCCATTCCCGGCGCCGATAGCCCGGCCGTGATGGAATGGATCAACGCCAATATGGCGACGCTCACGGCGGACAGCCCGCGCGTGGCGGAATGGCTTGCGGCCAATGCCGGCAAGGCACCGCAGGACGCAATCTCCGCCCTCCTGTCCAGCGATGCGATCACGGCCTTGACGCCGGCGATCCGCAACTGGTCGCTGATCACCTTCGACATTCCTTTCCTCGCCAAGGCCAACCTTAACGCCACCTTCGTCATCGGCGGCATCCTGATGCTCATCATCTTCGCGATCCAGCATCGCGGCATCCAGGGAACGGCCAGCGTCCAGAAATGGCTCGCCATCATCGTCCTCCTGCCGCTCTTGATCATCGGCCTTTATCCGATCTTCTCCGGCCAGATCGATAGCGCCAATATCACCAATCTCGTTCCGCCCACCGCCGGCTATTCCGGCATTGACGGCGTCTGGAGCAATGGCGGCTGGACGCTGTTCCTCGGCGGCCTCTATATCGCCGCCTGGTCCACCTACGGCTTTGAAACGGCGGTCTGCTATACCCGCGAACTGAAGAACCCGAAGACCGATACGTTCAAGGCCATCTTCTATTCCGGCCTGCTCTGCTGCCTGTTCTTCTTCCTCATCCCCTTCACCTTCCAGGGCGTTCTCGGTCATGCCGGCATGCTCGCACCCGGCATCGTCGATGGAACGGGTGTCGCGGAAGCCTTGGCAAGCCTCGTTCATGGCGGCCGCATGGTCACCCAGATCCTCGTCATCCTGATGATCATGGCGCTGTTCCTGGCCATCATGACCGCCATGGCCGGTTCGTCGCGCACGCTCTACCAGGGCTCCAAGGATGGCTGGCTGCCGAAATATCTCGACCACGTCAACGAACATGGCGCCCCCACCCGCGCCATGTGGACGGACTTCGCCTTCAACCTCATACTCCTGGCCATCGCCTCGGATGTCGCCGGCTACTTCTTCGTGCTGGCCGTCTCCAATGTCGGCTATATCATCTTCAACTTCCTCAATCTCAATGCCGGCTGGATCCACCGCATGGATTCCAGCCAAATCCAGCGTCCCTGGAAGGCACCGACCTGGCTGATCGGCCTCAACACGGTTCTTGCCTTCGTCAACGCGCTGTTCCTCGGCGCCGGCGCCAAGGTCTGGGGTTATTCCAACGCGCTCTGGGTCGGCTTCATCTTTGCCGCCCTCATCCTGCCGGTCTTTGCCTATCGCCACTATGTGCGCGACGGCGGAAAGTTCCCGGCCGGTGCCATGGAAGACCTCGGCCTCGTCGGCCAGGATCTCGGCGTGAAGAAGGCCGGCATCCTGCCCTATGTGGCGCTCGCCGGCGGCCTTGCCGTCGTTCTCGCTGCCAACGCGTATTTCCAGCTGCCCGCCTGA
- the pcaG gene encoding protocatechuate 3,4-dioxygenase subunit alpha → MVQDLGYLKESPSQTAGPYVHIGCTPNFAGITGVYDTDLGSAMVNGRTLGERITVRGRVIDGAGTPLKDALVEIWQADAAGFYNSPSELRGTADPNFTGWGRCPTSPDDGIFTFDTIKPGRVPYKDGRRMAPHITVWIVARGINTGLHTRLYFGDEQDANAEDPLLARIEHRQRAATLVAPREGSVYTFDIHLQGEKETVFLDI, encoded by the coding sequence ATGGTCCAGGATCTCGGCTACCTGAAGGAATCGCCGTCGCAGACCGCCGGCCCCTACGTCCATATCGGCTGCACGCCGAATTTCGCTGGAATTACCGGCGTCTACGACACCGATCTGGGCAGCGCCATGGTCAACGGCCGCACGCTCGGCGAACGCATCACGGTGCGCGGGCGGGTGATCGATGGCGCAGGCACACCGCTCAAAGACGCGCTCGTCGAAATCTGGCAGGCCGACGCTGCAGGGTTCTATAACAGCCCCTCGGAACTGCGCGGCACCGCCGATCCGAATTTCACCGGCTGGGGCCGCTGTCCGACCAGCCCCGACGACGGCATCTTCACCTTCGACACCATCAAGCCCGGCCGCGTCCCCTACAAGGACGGACGCAGGATGGCTCCGCATATCACAGTCTGGATCGTCGCCCGGGGCATCAATACCGGCCTGCACACCCGCCTGTATTTTGGCGACGAACAGGACGCCAATGCGGAAGATCCGCTGCTTGCCCGCATCGAACACCGCCAGCGCGCCGCAACTCTTGTCGCGCCGCGCGAAGGATCGGTTTATACATTCGACATCCATCTGCAGGGCGAGAAGGAAACCGTGTTCCTCGATATCTAG
- a CDS encoding sulfite oxidase-like oxidoreductase: MTDAGPETKLTASKRRWAEQGKFLTGRITRPQTDRLPPGQHLVKNWPVLDLGQQPMIQPSEWSLHIVGGVENPVKLDWDAFHRLPQSNKLSDIHCVTTWSRYDNRWQGVSTHDLLDLVMPMRDANFVLLTSYDGYTTNLPLADFASEDAILATAWEGEPLTRAHGGPMRLIVPHLYLWKSAKWLRRIEFLVGDQAGFWEKNGYHMLGDPWREQRYSED, from the coding sequence ATGACCGATGCAGGCCCGGAGACGAAACTGACGGCCTCCAAGCGGCGCTGGGCCGAGCAAGGCAAGTTCCTGACCGGCCGGATCACCCGTCCGCAAACCGACCGCCTGCCGCCTGGCCAGCATCTGGTCAAGAACTGGCCGGTGCTTGATCTCGGCCAGCAGCCGATGATCCAGCCATCGGAATGGAGTTTACACATCGTCGGCGGCGTCGAAAATCCCGTCAAACTCGATTGGGACGCGTTCCACCGCCTGCCGCAGAGCAACAAACTGTCCGACATCCATTGCGTGACGACATGGTCGCGCTACGACAACCGCTGGCAGGGTGTCTCGACCCATGATCTGCTCGATCTCGTCATGCCGATGCGCGACGCCAATTTCGTCCTGCTGACCAGCTATGACGGCTATACCACCAACCTGCCGCTTGCCGATTTTGCGTCCGAAGACGCCATTCTCGCCACCGCCTGGGAAGGCGAGCCGTTGACGCGCGCTCACGGCGGCCCGATGCGCCTGATCGTTCCGCACCTCTATCTCTGGAAAAGCGCCAAATGGCTGCGCCGCATCGAATTCCTGGTGGGCGATCAGGCCGGGTTCTGGGAGAAGAACGGCTATCACATGCTCGGCGATCCCTGGCGCGAGCAGCGGTATTCGGAGGATTAG
- the pcaC gene encoding 4-carboxymuconolactone decarboxylase produces MSDAAVPTERYRQGLATRRAVLGDRHVDRAQSATTDFDQPFQELITEAAWGNLWSRPAWTKRERSIVTIALLAALGHDEEVAMHVRATANTGASREDIGEALLHVAIYAGVPAANRAIKIAKQVFEQMDAEQAA; encoded by the coding sequence ATGAGTGACGCCGCAGTTCCGACCGAACGTTACCGTCAGGGCCTGGCCACCCGCCGTGCCGTGCTCGGCGACCGTCACGTCGACCGGGCACAATCCGCCACCACCGATTTCGACCAGCCGTTTCAGGAATTGATCACCGAAGCCGCCTGGGGCAACCTCTGGTCGCGGCCGGCCTGGACGAAACGCGAGCGCTCGATCGTTACCATCGCCCTGCTGGCAGCGCTTGGCCATGACGAGGAAGTGGCGATGCATGTGCGCGCCACCGCCAATACCGGCGCCAGCCGCGAGGATATCGGTGAAGCCCTGTTGCATGTGGCGATCTATGCCGGCGTTCCCGCCGCCAACCGCGCGATCAAGATCGCCAAGCAGGTCTTCGAACAGATGGACGCCGAACAGGCGGCATGA